Part of the Deltaproteobacteria bacterium genome, AACCCAATTTGATAAAGGATTCGGCAAACCGCGCCCGATCGGAGCAGACCCGAATGTCCGACATCAAGGCCAGACCCATCCCGGCTCCGGTAGCGTCACCATTGATAGCGGCAATAAGCGGTTTATCCAGATCCTCAATCAGTAAAATAACCCGATGGATTCCTTCCCAGAGAAAGCGTTTCATATCCCAGGCCCGGAGTTTGCCTTCGGCCATGGCCCGCACGTCTCCGCCGGCACAAAATGCATCCCCTTTCCCGGTCAGGATAATCCCTTTAACCGAATCATCATCCCGGGCTTCAATAATAAATTTATGCAATAGGTCGATCATTTCCGCGCTGAAGGCATTTTTTACCTCCGGTCGGTTGAATGAAATAACGGCGATAGCCTTTTCCACTTGATAAAGCACATGCGGTTCGTTCACGGGAGGCCTCCTTTTTATTTGAAATTCTGGAATCCAGGGGCCAGGAGCCAGAATTCAGCAGGATACTGACTTAAGGGCTATGTTTTTGGTTATAGAATAATCGGCGGCCAAGGTCAATCTTTTGTACGTTGGCAAAAATTTATTGAGGTTTTGGGGGGCCTATTGTATCCTTTAGTTCGAAAATAGAAAAATTTGGGCTATAGGCACGAGGCTATAGGCTATAGGCAAATAAAAACCCATAAAACCGTTTGATCTTGCCCATCGCCCATAGCCCCTAAAAAATATTTTCATGATTCGTGCTGCCCCGCTTCAGACGGGCATGAAGGCTTAGTTTAAAGATGCAAATTCGGTTTTCATACCTCGTGGTGCCCCAGAAAGGCTTGAGGCATTAATACAGAAAGGATTAAGGATATGACGGATGAAGGATGGAATCCCGGGAAACTTTTGGGGATATCGGGCAATTACTGGATGTCTTGCGCACTCCAGGCCGGAGTGAAACTGGATATTTTTACCATCGTCGGCAATCAGATGCTCACCGGCCAGGAGATCGCTCAAAAAATAAATGGGGATCAAAGGGGCCTTACCATGCTCCTTAACGCCCTGGCGGCCATGAACCTGTTGGTCAAAAAAGCGGAGTCCTATGCCAACATCCCGAGCGGCTATGCCTTTTTGTCCAAAGAATCGCCTCAATATATAGGCCATATCATCAGGCACCATCATCACTTGATGGAGTCCTGGGCCCAGTTGGATAAAGGGGTCCTATCCGGGAAACCGGTCCGGACCCGGGCGTCTTTTGATAACCCGGAGGTTCGGGAAAGCTTCCTCATGGGCATGTTCAACATGGCCATGCAGATAGGCCCGCGAATTGCCGAGGCAGTCGATCTGTCCAACAGGAGGCACCTTTTGGATTTGGGCGGAGGTCCGGGGACTTATGCCATTCATTTTTGTTTGAAAAACCCCGACCTCAGGGCCACGGTTTATGATCTGTCCTCCACCCGCCCCTTTGCCGAAAAAACCATCGCCCGGTTCGGCCTGACCGATCGGGTCACCTTTCAGGAGGGGAACTACACGGAAGAAGATATCCGGGGCACTTTCGATGTGGTCTGGCTTTCTCAAATCCTTCATGCCGAGGGACCAGATGAAGCCCAAAAAATTATCCAAAAGGCCGTCTCGATCCTTGAGCCAGACGGCCTGATTCTGATCCATGATTTCCTGTTAAATAATCATCTGGACGGCCCCCTCTTTCCGGCCCTTTTTTCCCTGAATATGCTTTTGGGCACAGCCCACGGCCAGTCCTATTCGGAACTTCAGATTACGGAAATGCTGGCCAAGGCCGGGATCAGGGAAATCCATCGTCTGCCTTTGCAAACACCCAACGATTCGGGAGTAATCCAGGGGAAAGTCTAACGGATTTATATTACTCAGACAAGGATCAACAGGAAAAATGGATATGGATTCAAAAAAGCGAACCACGGTAGAAGAGGCCCTGGAGCGCATAAAAAAAGGGAGCCGGATTTTTATCGGCTGCGGCTGCGGCGAACCCCAGTTCCTGGTGAAAAACCTGGTGGCCCAGGCGGACCGCATGTATGATGTGGAAATCCTCCATGTCCTTTCTGCCCGGGATCCGGGATATACCGCTTCGACCCTGGGAGGGCATTTTCGAGTTCAAACTTTTTTTATGGCCAGCCGGGGGGCCCGCGAAGCCGTTTGGGAAGGCCGGGCTGAATATACCCCCATCTTTATCTCAGATATACCCCGCTTGTTCAACGACCGGCGAATAGAAATCGATTACGCCCTGATCCAGGTTTCCCCTCCGGATAAAAATGGTTACATGAGTTTAGGGGTAGCCGTTGACGTCACCAAAGAGGCCATTGAAGCAGCCGGAACGGTCATTGCCCAGGTCAATCCGGCCATGCCGGTCACCCTGGGAGAAAGTTTTATCCATCTTGATGAAGTGGATGCCTTAATCGAACACGAAGAACCCCTGTTGGAAGTGGCCCGACCGCATTTTAGCGAAACCGACCTGACTGTCGGGAGAAATATCGCCCGATTGATAGAGGATGGTTCTACCATCCATACCGGATTAGGTCACTTGCCGGCCGCCGCCTTACAATGCCTTAAGGATAAAAAGGACCTGGGGATCCATACTGACATGTTGACAGACGGCTATCTGGACCTGATCCGTTCCGGGGCGGTCACCAATCGGGAAAAAGAAATCAACCGCAAAAAGGTAATAGCCTCCTATTGTCTGGGGACCCGGGAGCTTTTTGATTTTGTCCATCTTAATTCTTTTGTGGAATTCCATCCTATTTCCTACACCAATAATCCCACGGTGATCAGTCAGCACCAGAAGATGATCACCATCCATGAGGCCCTGGAGGTGGATTTGACGGGGCTGGTCTGCACTTCTGCCCATCCTGACAAGGTCTATTCCGGAATCGGCGGATTGATTGATTTTATGCGCGGCACCTGGCAGGCCAAAAAAGGGAAATTTATCATTGCCCTTCGCTCAACGACTCGTAACGGGCAATGTTCCTGTATCGTCCCTACCCTCCCTTCGGGCTCGGGTATAATCGCCAGCCGGGCAGCCGTGGGTTATGTGGTGACCGAATTCGGGTCGGTGAACCTGCACGCCAAATCCTTTAAGGATCGGGCCTTGGCCTTGATCGAAATCGCCCATCCCAAATTTCGTCAGGAATTTTTAAACCTGGCCAGGGATCAGGGCTTGTTGTCTCATGGAGAACCCATTACCTATCTGACCCAGGCCATTTATCCCCAGGAATTAGAGAAAAAAATAGCCTTTGACAGTCAAACCCTCTTATTCCGTCCGGCCAAACCAAGCGATGTCCGAATCATCCAGGAATTTTTTTACAGTCTCAGCGACCGGGATATTTATTACCGTTTTCTCCGTTCCATGAAGGCCTTTCCCAGGGAAGAAATGGCTGCCATGGCGGATATTGACTATCACTTCCGGATGACCATCTTGTGTCTGACCGGAGAAGTCGGCTTCGAAAAGATGATCGCCATTGCCCGCTATATCGCCGAGCCGGGCAAGGATCTGGTGGAGGTGGATGTGGCCGTAGCCGAGGGGTATCGGCGGATGGGAATCGGTAAGGACTTGCTGGAATATATTTGTGAGATTGCCAAGGGGAAAGGCTTTAAAGGGATCAGCGCCTATGTGGATGCGGACAACCCCAAGACTATCCATCTGCTGAAAAAATTAGGCTATAATATGCGGGCCACCCTGGACCATGGGGTTTATGAAATCGAGATCCTTTTTGAAGAGAAGTCCGCCGAACCTTCCTTTGTGGTTACTTATGCCTGATGCGAGCTTTCAGCCCTCAGCTTTTAGCTTTCAGAAAAACCTTTACCCATAGTTGATGCGTTCGTAAAAAGCTATGAAACGCCGCTTTGCGGCGCTGTATCAGAAACTAACTTAGCAATAAAAAAGCTAAGTTAGTTGGAAGTCCAAAAGAGCCGATTTACGTCATTCCCGTGAAACGGGTCCCGCCTTTGGCGGGATTAATTAGTTACATATAACCTGGATTCCCGCCTTCGCGGGAATGACGAGTTTTTACGAGACCATCATAGTTGGCAAAATGCTGCTTGCTGAAGGCTGACCGCTAATTACACCGCCTTGACAAAAATCTCCCGGCCGATACTTTCATCCAGGGCAATGGAGGTCTCCCCGATCTGGATAACATACGAGGGGCGGCGCTGTTTGAGTTGGATGATGATGCCGGGGATTACCCCGAAAGAGCTCAAAGGCTCCAGCCGGTCCTTGACCCGTGTTGAAATAAAGACCACTCGGCCTTCCTGGCCTAAAGCCAAATCATTCAAAGGCCTGATCAAGGGTTTCATTTCCCCGGTCAATTTTTTGCAGCAAGGACCCTGGGGGATGGGCTTCCCATGGGGGCAAACCGGCGGGTGGCCCAAAAAAGAACAGACGCTGTCGGTCACTGCCGGGCTTAAGACATGTTCCAACTTACAGGCTTCTTCTTCGGCTTCTTCTTCCGACATCTCAAAGAGTTCCATCAACAAGCGTTCGGTTAAGCGGTGACGCCGAACGATCCCTTCCGCCAGGGATTCTCCCTTTTCCTTAAATTTCAGGATATCCCCTTCCATTTCAAAAAGCCCTTGCCCCATCATCTGATTCAAAACCGCCCGGGCTTCCGGATCAGTCGTATTTTGAAGCAGGCTATTAAGATCGGTGACCCCTTTTTCCCGGAGGATCCAGATCAATTCCAACAGTTCGTCAATACTTTCCTCTCGGGTTCGAACCTCCCGTCCGCCATACCAACGATGGCCTTGATGCTGCTCAGGTGTTCCATTTAAACGGTCAGGATTGGATGTCATGGTTTCTCCCTTTCTTAAAAAGACTTTTGAAAAAGGCCACGGTCCGGGAATTTTTAGGAAAACTGAAGCCGCAATTAGGACAACAGACCAGGTTACACTTCCGGCTTAAGGGGCAGGCCGAAGGGCAGGAACTCCCGTCCATAATGAATTGGTGCCCGCATAGGGAACATTGGATAGTTTGATCTTTTTCCAATGGTTACGACTCTCTCAAAGGGTGATCGAAAATGTCTTTAATCCCCAATCCACCACCCCGCCCATAAGCAGGGCGATAAAAATGACCACTCCGGAAATGATCAGGGCCATCTTCCAGCCACGCTCTTTTATGATAACAAAAAAATTGGCGATACAGGGAACAAAAAGGGTAATGGTCACCAGGGCCACCAAAACCTGATTAGGGGTCAGAAGGCCTTTTTGGGCCATGGCGAAAAAACCGGCCGCCCCATAATCCCGCCGTAAGAAACCGATAATGAAAGAAGAAGTGGATTCGGCCGGTAAGCCCAGCCAGGAAACGACCAGCGGCCTGGCCCACAACTCTAAAGAAGCCATGGCGCCGCTTTTATCCAGAACAAACAGGACCAGGGTGCCTAAAATAAAAAGGGGGACCGCTTCCTGAAGATACCATTCGATACGGGAAAGGGTCTTTATCAGGATGTTCTTCATTTGGGGCCAGCGCAGGGGCGGGAGTTCCAGGATAAAGCTGGCACTTTCTCCGGGGATCAACTTGCCGGCCAGGAAACCCACCAGGAGGATCACCCCGGCGATGATCGCCGCCCAGGAAATAACGATCCAGGGAGAGAAGCCGGACAACATGCCGAAGATTACCGCCAACTGGGCTGAACAGGGGACCCCCAGGGCCAGGAGAAGGGTAACAATGATCTTATCCTTGCGGGTCTCCAGGATGCGGGTGGTCATAGTGGCCATGGTATCGCACCCCAGTCCTAAAATCATCGGCAGGACAGCCTTCCCGTTCAACCCCATGATTTTAAAGATCCGGTTGCTCATCACCGCCAGGCGGGGCAGATACCCGGAATCTTCCATGAAACCGAAGATGAGAAAAAAGAATCCGACTATGGGCAGGATCAAGGCCAGGGCATAGGTCAGGGCCATGGTGAAGATCCCGTAAGGACCGACCAGGAGCTCCTGGACTATTCCAAAAGGAATGACCGCCTTGACCAGCCGGATTAAAAAGGGATTGATATATCCCCCGAAGACGGTTTCTTCCATAAAACCCACAGCCAGATCGGCCCCCAGGACCCCGATAAATTCATAAGACAGAAACAAGGCCAATAGCATCCAGACAAACCCGATAAAGCGGTGGGTGGACCATTCCCCCAAACGCCGGCCCCACCCTTGAACGGAAACCCGTTCTCCGGATTGGATTCGGAGCAGCAGTTGGTCTATCTTCTCCAGGCGCTCGATGTTGATCCGGTAGCTTAATGATTCCGGATAGGCCTTTCGGTATTGAGAGCAGATGGCCTCAATCTGTTCCATCTCCGGGGTCTTCAGCCTTTCTTCCAGCCAGGGCCTGAGGGTCTCATCCCCGGCCAAAAGCATCAGGGCCAGAGACCTGCCGCTGATCGGGGCCGGTGGCAGCAGAGGCAACAAAGAGGCGATCCCCCCTTCAATGGCCTCGGAATATTGGAAAGAGAAGGTGGATTTCGGACAATCCTTCAGGGCCGGGAAAAGGTGCTCCAGCCCCTTTTTCCGGGTAGCTACCGCAGCAACGACCGGCAGGCCGAAGACCTCCTTAATGGCCTTCAGGTTGATCTCTATCCCCCGGCTCTTGGCTTCGTCCATCATATTGAGGATCAAAATCACCGGCAGACCCATTTCGATCAACTGAAGGGCGATCAATAGACCGCGGCGCAGGTTTTTGGCGTCCAGAACATTGATCACCCGATAATCCGTTTCGGACAAGAGGATATCCCGGGTAACCTTCTCATCTTCCGAATTGGGGATGAGATTATTGACCCCCGGAGTATCCAGTATCGTAAAAGGGAAGGCGTTATCCTTAGCCGCCCCGGAGGATACTTCAACGGTCGTACCGGGATAGTTGGAAACTACCCGATAGGTCCCGGTCAAGTAATTAAAGATCACACTCTTCCCCACATTGGGGTTTCCAACCAGGATTACCTTAGTGGGACCGATAGGTTTTGAGTTCGTGGAAGCAGAAGCCGTCATTTCGTTTTCGAATTCTTTCCGGTATGTTTGGAGCAATCCAGGCAATACCCATACAACTCCAGGATATGATGGGTAATCCTGAATCCCTGTTCCCGGGCCACCACCTCCTGGAGGGTTTCAATAGCCTTGTTCTCAAATTCCATAATCCGACCGCATCCCAGGCAAATAAGGTGGTCGTGATGCTGACCAAGCCGGGCCGGCTCAAAAGTAGACACCTGGCGGTTGAATTTCCTCTCCACCGCCAGACCACACTGGGTCAGAAGTTTCAGGGTCCGATAAATGGTGGTCAGCCCTACCCTCTTGTCTATTTTCCGGACCTGGGTCAGGAGTTCTTCAGCCGAGGCGTGTCCCTTCTGGGACAAAAAAGCATCCACCACCCGCTCCCGCTGGCTGGACTGACGTAACCCCTGGGTTTTAATAAACTGTTTTAAAACGGATCGTTCCATAATAGTAAATTATTAATGAAAATGATTTTCATTTTCATTATAACCATTGAGCAAACGATGTCAATCTTTTTTAGGAATTATTTTTGCAGCTTTCGGATTGATCTTTTTTGGTGGGACTCTCTTTTAGTACCAAGCCACATGCCCGTGGCGGGCACCACGAAGCATAAAAATGGTTTTGCTTTAAAATTCCGAAATCCGAAATCCGAAATCCGCACTCGGACTGCTATCCCTGAACCAAGTCAGCTTCAACTTCCAGTTTGAGGTCCAGGTGATTCCCAGCCACCAGTCCACCGTTTTCCATGGTGAAATTCCAACTCACACCATAGTCCTGACGATTGATACGGGTGGAGGCCGAAAAGCCGATACTGACATCTTCGTCGAAGGGGCTCTTTACCCGTCCGAGATATTCTACGTCCAGGATAACCGGCCGGGTAGTTTCGCGAATGGTCAATTCTCCCTTAACCTTGAAATAATTGACGGCTACCGGTTCGACCTGGCTGCTTTTAAAAAGGATGGTCGGGAATTTTTCCACATCCAGAAAGTCCGGGCTCCGAAGATGTTCGTCCCGCTTGGGGATACCGGTATAAATGCCGGCGGCATCGATGGTGACCTCCACCGAACCGAGACTCGGGTCTTCCGGATCGAATTCCATGGTCCCGGCAACCTTGTTGAATTGGCCCCGCACCAGGGTGATCATGAAGTGACGGACTGAAAATGCTGCTACGGTATGATCCGGATCAATGTTCCATTTGGCCATTTTACCCCTCCCCAAGAAAAAGTTTTGACCTGACAGGATAAACAGTATTTAAAAATTGCCCTTGATTTCAAAAACTTGTAATAATAGTAAGATCGGAAATGGCCTGAGTCAAGGGGCTTGACTTTCCAGCCTAATACCAGTATAAACAGTCAAAATAGTTAAAGAAGGAAGGGTAGTATGAAGGCTTTGGTATTATCCGGAGGGAAAGGGACCCGCCTTAGGCCGATCACCCACACCATGGCCAAGCAATTGGTTCCAGTGGCCAACGAACCCATTTTGGGGTATGTCTTCCAGCACCTCATGGAAGCCGGGATTAAAGAGGTTGGAGTGGTGGTCGCTCCTGAGACCCAGGACGCTGTCAGGCAATTTTTAAAAAATGGGAACCGGTGGGAGCTTTCGATCCAATATATCCTCCAGGATCAACCGCTGGGCCTGGCCCATGCGGTTAAAACCGCCCAGCCTTTTTTAGGGAATTCCCCTTTTGTCATGTATCTGGGAGACAACCTTCTGGCTGAAGGGATCAAGGACTATCGGGAACAATTTTTCAAAGAGAATCTCGATGCCTTTTTATTTTTAAAAGAAGTGGAAAACCCCAAGGCCTTTGGGGTGGCGGTTCTGAATAAAAAGGGTCATATCACCCGCCTGATCGAAAAACCCGAAAACCCTCCTTCCAATCTGGCTTTAGTAGGGGTCTATTTTTTTTCCCCCAGGATCCACCAAGCCATCGCCCGAATAAAGCCTTCGGCCCGGGGTGAGTTGGAGATCACCGATGCCATCCAGGAGTTAATGAACATGAAGGGCCTGGTCAAAGGCCATATCCTGGAAGGGTGGTGGCTGGATACCGGGAAGAAAGATGATTTCCTGGCGGCCAATACCACCGTCCTGGATGATTACATTAAACGGGACATTTGCGGAAAATGCGATGCCAAGAGCCAGATCATCGGCCGGGTTCGCCTGGGTAAGAAAGCCAAAGTGATCGGCAGTATTATTCGAGGGCCGGTCGTAATCGGGGAAGGGGCCCAGATCATCCATTCTTTTATCGGGCCCTATACGACCATCGGGCCCTATAGCCGGGTGATCCATTCCGTGATCGAACATTCGGTCTTGATGAACCATTGTCATGTCGAAAATATTGCCCGTCTCGAAGACAGCCTGATCGGCCGGGAAGCAAAAGTCATCCAGGGGGAAAATCATTCCAAGGCCCTTCGATTGATGATCGGAGATAATGCGGTTGTCGAAGTGTGAAAAAACAAAAGTTCGGAGTTCGGAGTTCGGAGTTTTAGGCGTAGATTCTTACTCCGAACTAATCACTCCGAACTGAAAACTATTTTCCTGACAAAAGAAAAGCCAATCAAAGTTGGAACAAATATGTCAAAAACTATATTAATTACCGGCGGTCTGGGATTTATCGGCTCCAATTTTATCCGGCTATTTTTAAAAGCCCATCCCTCTTGTCATATAATCAATCTGGATAAGCTGACCTATTCGGCTAACCCTGAAAATCTCATGGACCTCTCATCCAATCCGCAGTACCATTTTATCCAGGGAGACATAATGGATGAGGCCTTACTTCATCAAATTGGCCGGGATTTTCCCATCCAGGCCGTGGTCCATTTTGCCGCCGAGTCCCATGTGGATCGCTCCATATCAGGATCGAGAGAGTTCATTCAGACCAATGTCCTGGGTACCCATACTTTATTGGAAGTTTTTAAACGATATTGGGACGACACCCTGGGTAAAGATCCTTCGTTCCGTTTCCTTAATATTTCCACCGATGAAGTCTATGGCACTCTCGGGTTGGAAGGTCATTTTACCGAACAAACCGCCTTTAAACCCAACTCCCCCTATTCAGCCAGTAAGGCCGGGGCCGATCTCCTGGTGCGGGCCTATTTTGAGACCTATGGCTTTCCCATTCTTATTGTCCGCCCCTCGAACAATTACGGTCCTTATCAGTTTCCTGAAAAATTCATTCCCTTAATGATCACCAATCTTTTGGAGGACCGGCCCATTCCGGTCTACGGCCGCGGAGAAAATATTCGTGACTGGCTTTTTGTGGAAGATGCCTGTCAGGCCATTGATCAGGTTCTTTTCAAGGGAAGGCCCGGAGAAGCCTATAACATCGGGGGTGAATCCGAAAGGTCGAATATTGAAGTGGCCCGCCAGGTCCTTTCCTTTTTAAAAAAAGGAGAGGAATTTCTTCAATTCGTCACCGACCGTCCCGGGCATGATTTACGCTATGCCTTGAGCAACGCCAAAATCAAAAAAGAGATTGGCTGGCACCCGACGGTAAACTTTTCGGAAGGCCTTACTCGGACTATTCAATGGTATCAGGACCAAGGGCAGTGGTGGAAGCCCCTCAAAGAAAGACTTCAAGAGGAAAGTAAGGGCTTCTGGAGCAAGTCATGAAGATCCTGGTCACCGGTTATCCTGGTTTATTGTCCGCCGACCTGGTCCCCATTCTCCGGGCGGACCATGAGGTGATCCCCCTGTCCATTCAGGACCTGGATATCACCAGGAAAGAAGAGGTCTTCAAAAAGATAGAAACCATTCAGCCGGAATTGGTAATCAACTGTGCCGGCTATACGGCGGTGGATCAGGCGGAAAAGGATTGGAAAGGGGCCTTTAAGGTCAATGCCCTGGGGGTCCATTACCTGGCCCTGGCCTGCCGGAAATTTAACGTCATCCTCTGTCATATAAGCACCGATTATGTTTTTGACGGCCAGGCCAAGCGGCCTTACCAGCCCTGGGACCAGCCCAATCCGATCAGTGTTTACGGGTCCACCAAGCGGGCCGGAGAATTCTTTGTGGAGCGACTGCTTACTCGATATTATATCATCCGCTCCAGTTCCTTGTATGGAAAGCATGGTCTTAATTTTGTCCAGACGATTATTAACAAAGCCGAACAAGATGGTCCGTTGACTATTGTATCGGATCAAATGATGTCCCCCACCTGGAGCGTCAACCTCTCCCGGGGGATTTTGAAATTGATCCGGTCAGGAAATTATGGGGTTTATCATCTTACGGATCAGACCGAAGGGGGAATCAGTTGGTATGATTTCGGCAAGGCTGTCTTGAAAGCCAAGGGATTGAATAAGGAGATACTTCCTTTGACCTGCCTGGAACTGAACAGACCGGCCCCCAGGCCGGCTTATTCCGTCCTGGACATCCGCTATCTCACCTTAGCGACAGGATACGAGCCTCTTAACTGTCAGGAAGCCCTGGAGCAATTCTTGGCCGGCCAGGAATTGCTTGACAGGGGGAGCAAAAACCCATAATTTCAATTTTCATGCTTTATGCCGCCCCCAACAGAGGCTGAATGTTTCATATGGAAGCCCAAAATCAAAAAAATAAACCGGATACCGCCCAAGATTGGCTGGTTATTTCTATTTTCTTCTGGGTCCTTTTTGTGTTGATCGTTACCATCGGATATATGGTCGACCCCCATTATATACCCCCTATCCAACCGTAGGGGCTCACTCCTAATAGTCTAAGTATTTAATAACCTCCCAGCCGGTATTTTATCCAGTATTAAGCCCTCATGCCACGCTTAGGGCGTGGCACCACGAAAGCATGGAAATGGAGTCAGGGGTCAGGGATTGGGGGTTAAGGAAAAACATAAAACTGACTCCGAACTTTATTTTCCAGAGGGTACCATGAAGCGTAACAATTGGAATAAAAAGGGCTTATAGGCAATAGGATTTCACCGATCCCTGACCCCCGAACCCCGATCCCCGAAGTTTATTTTCTGACTAAATTCCCACTCTCCTTCTTACCCATTCCAGGGCCTCTTCCCTGGACTTTACCACACCATCCCATTGCTCCTCCTCTACTTCAGACAAAAGGGTTTTAAAAATCGGGCCGGGAGTCAAACCCAATTCAATCAGATCCTTTCCTGATATAAGGGGGAGGGTATTTGCCAGAGGACGGAGCCATTCATCCCGGATAAAAATCGCCTTACGCCATAGATCGATTAAACGGTCTTCCAGATCCTCAGGTTTCTCCTTACCCTGGGCCGCCAGACTATCGGCCAGGGCTAATAAAAAATGACAGCTTAACTCGTCTGCCCCTTCCCGGACCAAACGATTCAAGGCTCGACGGCCTAAATGCCCCATTCGATCTTCTTGAACCAGAAAAAGGGGACGCATATGCCAGCCAATCATCTTTTCAATAAATTCTTTTTCCCGATTACTGAGACGATACCGTTCGGCAACGAAACTGAAAAGCGTCTGAGAGGCTTCGGGATGACCATAAAAAGTCTTAAATCCCTCCTTTTCATTACCTGTTGCAGCCTTCCCCAGGTCGTGAAAAAGGGCTGCCCATTTTAGCCAGGCCCGTTTCCTGTCCGGCTTAAGGGTGGAAACCATTTCCCCATCAAGGTCTTTCGGGAGAGGAATAAGCCGTTGAATCAATTTTTCCAGACATTGAAAAGTCAGCAGACTGTGTTGAAAAACGTCCAGGTGGTGGTATCGATCCTGTCGGATC contains:
- a CDS encoding metal-dependent transcriptional regulator, with amino-acid sequence MTSNPDRLNGTPEQHQGHRWYGGREVRTREESIDELLELIWILREKGVTDLNSLLQNTTDPEARAVLNQMMGQGLFEMEGDILKFKEKGESLAEGIVRRHRLTERLLMELFEMSEEEAEEEACKLEHVLSPAVTDSVCSFLGHPPVCPHGKPIPQGPCCKKLTGEMKPLIRPLNDLALGQEGRVVFISTRVKDRLEPLSSFGVIPGIIIQLKQRRPSYVIQIGETSIALDESIGREIFVKAV
- the feoB gene encoding ferrous iron transport protein B; this translates as MIFNYLTGTYRVVSNYPGTTVEVSSGAAKDNAFPFTILDTPGVNNLIPNSEDEKVTRDILLSETDYRVINVLDAKNLRRGLLIALQLIEMGLPVILILNMMDEAKSRGIEINLKAIKEVFGLPVVAAVATRKKGLEHLFPALKDCPKSTFSFQYSEAIEGGIASLLPLLPPAPISGRSLALMLLAGDETLRPWLEERLKTPEMEQIEAICSQYRKAYPESLSYRINIERLEKIDQLLLRIQSGERVSVQGWGRRLGEWSTHRFIGFVWMLLALFLSYEFIGVLGADLAVGFMEETVFGGYINPFLIRLVKAVIPFGIVQELLVGPYGIFTMALTYALALILPIVGFFFLIFGFMEDSGYLPRLAVMSNRIFKIMGLNGKAVLPMILGLGCDTMATMTTRILETRKDKIIVTLLLALGVPCSAQLAVIFGMLSGFSPWIVISWAAIIAGVILLVGFLAGKLIPGESASFILELPPLRWPQMKNILIKTLSRIEWYLQEAVPLFILGTLVLFVLDKSGAMASLELWARPLVVSWLGLPAESTSSFIIGFLRRDYGAAGFFAMAQKGLLTPNQVLVALVTITLFVPCIANFFVIIKERGWKMALIISGVVIFIALLMGGVVDWGLKTFSITL
- a CDS encoding enoyl-CoA hydratase/isomerase family protein; this translates as MNEPHVLYQVEKAIAVISFNRPEVKNAFSAEMIDLLHKFIIEARDDDSVKGIILTGKGDAFCAGGDVRAMAEGKLRAWDMKRFLWEGIHRVILLIEDLDKPLIAAINGDATGAGMGLALMSDIRVCSDRARFAESFIKLGLIAGDGDAYFLPRIVGMGKALELLLTGDLISAEQAFQLGIINRLVPQEQLMTEALAFMERIIRNPPLAVKMMKRAVYQAQTNSLKNHLDYVSSQMALLAVTEDHLEAAQAFLEKRKPVFKGK
- a CDS encoding YceI family protein, with the translated sequence MAKWNIDPDHTVAAFSVRHFMITLVRGQFNKVAGTMEFDPEDPSLGSVEVTIDAAGIYTGIPKRDEHLRSPDFLDVEKFPTILFKSSQVEPVAVNYFKVKGELTIRETTRPVILDVEYLGRVKSPFDEDVSIGFSASTRINRQDYGVSWNFTMENGGLVAGNHLDLKLEVEADLVQG
- a CDS encoding methyltransferase gives rise to the protein MTDEGWNPGKLLGISGNYWMSCALQAGVKLDIFTIVGNQMLTGQEIAQKINGDQRGLTMLLNALAAMNLLVKKAESYANIPSGYAFLSKESPQYIGHIIRHHHHLMESWAQLDKGVLSGKPVRTRASFDNPEVRESFLMGMFNMAMQIGPRIAEAVDLSNRRHLLDLGGGPGTYAIHFCLKNPDLRATVYDLSSTRPFAEKTIARFGLTDRVTFQEGNYTEEDIRGTFDVVWLSQILHAEGPDEAQKIIQKAVSILEPDGLILIHDFLLNNHLDGPLFPALFSLNMLLGTAHGQSYSELQITEMLAKAGIREIHRLPLQTPNDSGVIQGKV
- a CDS encoding GNAT family N-acetyltransferase; protein product: MDSKKRTTVEEALERIKKGSRIFIGCGCGEPQFLVKNLVAQADRMYDVEILHVLSARDPGYTASTLGGHFRVQTFFMASRGAREAVWEGRAEYTPIFISDIPRLFNDRRIEIDYALIQVSPPDKNGYMSLGVAVDVTKEAIEAAGTVIAQVNPAMPVTLGESFIHLDEVDALIEHEEPLLEVARPHFSETDLTVGRNIARLIEDGSTIHTGLGHLPAAALQCLKDKKDLGIHTDMLTDGYLDLIRSGAVTNREKEINRKKVIASYCLGTRELFDFVHLNSFVEFHPISYTNNPTVISQHQKMITIHEALEVDLTGLVCTSAHPDKVYSGIGGLIDFMRGTWQAKKGKFIIALRSTTRNGQCSCIVPTLPSGSGIIASRAAVGYVVTEFGSVNLHAKSFKDRALALIEIAHPKFRQEFLNLARDQGLLSHGEPITYLTQAIYPQELEKKIAFDSQTLLFRPAKPSDVRIIQEFFYSLSDRDIYYRFLRSMKAFPREEMAAMADIDYHFRMTILCLTGEVGFEKMIAIARYIAEPGKDLVEVDVAVAEGYRRMGIGKDLLEYICEIAKGKGFKGISAYVDADNPKTIHLLKKLGYNMRATLDHGVYEIEILFEEKSAEPSFVVTYA
- a CDS encoding glucose-1-phosphate thymidylyltransferase, which gives rise to MKALVLSGGKGTRLRPITHTMAKQLVPVANEPILGYVFQHLMEAGIKEVGVVVAPETQDAVRQFLKNGNRWELSIQYILQDQPLGLAHAVKTAQPFLGNSPFVMYLGDNLLAEGIKDYREQFFKENLDAFLFLKEVENPKAFGVAVLNKKGHITRLIEKPENPPSNLALVGVYFFSPRIHQAIARIKPSARGELEITDAIQELMNMKGLVKGHILEGWWLDTGKKDDFLAANTTVLDDYIKRDICGKCDAKSQIIGRVRLGKKAKVIGSIIRGPVVIGEGAQIIHSFIGPYTTIGPYSRVIHSVIEHSVLMNHCHVENIARLEDSLIGREAKVIQGENHSKALRLMIGDNAVVEV
- a CDS encoding transcriptional repressor, coding for MERSVLKQFIKTQGLRQSSQRERVVDAFLSQKGHASAEELLTQVRKIDKRVGLTTIYRTLKLLTQCGLAVERKFNRQVSTFEPARLGQHHDHLICLGCGRIMEFENKAIETLQEVVAREQGFRITHHILELYGYCLDCSKHTGKNSKTK